A single Streptomyces sp. 2114.4 DNA region contains:
- a CDS encoding SseB family protein translates to MSLTDEIAAVHAGQPDPGALVGEFRRTHVLLPTVDDTFLSGELDGIRWLYAFTDEDALSRFALSRGSEPGTEWRYVSVSGARVLDVLIPAIEGPAGVALDAGSEQGALFPPVSGIVPDSAAVDVPAGDASETASRTGKAQEWA, encoded by the coding sequence ATGTCTTTGACCGACGAGATAGCGGCAGTCCATGCCGGACAGCCCGATCCAGGCGCTTTGGTGGGGGAGTTCCGTCGCACCCATGTCCTGCTTCCGACGGTCGACGACACCTTCCTGTCGGGCGAGCTGGACGGCATCCGCTGGCTGTACGCCTTCACCGACGAGGACGCACTGAGCCGCTTCGCGCTGTCCCGGGGGAGCGAGCCCGGGACGGAGTGGCGGTACGTGTCGGTGTCCGGTGCCCGGGTCCTTGACGTGCTGATTCCCGCGATCGAGGGGCCGGCGGGGGTGGCGCTGGACGCGGGGAGCGAGCAGGGGGCGCTCTTCCCTCCGGTGTCCGGAATCGTGCCCGACAGTGCCGCCGTCGACGTACCGGCAGGCGACGCGTCCGAAACCGCATCACGCACGGGGAAGGCACAGGAATGGGCCTGA
- the galE gene encoding UDP-glucose 4-epimerase GalE, which produces MSKKYLVTGGAGYVGSVVAAHLLQAGHEVTVLDDLSTGHREGIPAGARFIEGRIQDAATWLDPSYDAVLHFAAFSQVGESVVDPEKYWRNNVGGTMDLLAAMREAGVRTLVFSSTAATYGEPASTPITESAETAPTSPYGASKLAVDHMISGEAAAHGLAAVSLRYFNVAGAYGSCGERHDPESHLIPLILQVAQGKREAISVFGDDYPTPDGTCVRDYIHVADLAEAHLLALEAARPGEHLICNLGNGNGFSVREVIETVRKVTGHPIPEIAAPRRGGDPAVLVASAQAAIDRLGWRPSRADLAGIVTDAWQFAQHLDRENHHNSPQGT; this is translated from the coding sequence GTGAGCAAGAAGTACCTGGTCACAGGCGGTGCGGGATACGTCGGAAGCGTCGTTGCGGCGCACCTGCTGCAGGCCGGTCACGAGGTGACCGTGCTGGACGACCTGTCCACCGGCCACCGCGAGGGCATCCCCGCCGGTGCCCGCTTCATCGAGGGCCGCATCCAGGACGCCGCGACGTGGCTCGACCCCTCCTACGACGCGGTGCTGCACTTCGCCGCCTTCTCCCAGGTCGGCGAGTCCGTGGTGGATCCGGAGAAGTACTGGCGCAACAACGTCGGCGGCACCATGGACCTGCTCGCCGCGATGCGCGAGGCCGGGGTCCGCACCCTCGTCTTCTCCTCCACCGCGGCCACCTACGGCGAGCCGGCCTCCACCCCGATCACCGAGTCCGCCGAGACCGCCCCCACCAGCCCGTACGGCGCCAGCAAGCTCGCCGTCGACCACATGATCAGCGGGGAGGCGGCGGCCCACGGCCTGGCCGCGGTCTCGCTGCGCTACTTCAACGTCGCCGGCGCCTACGGCAGCTGCGGCGAGCGCCACGACCCCGAGTCGCACCTCATCCCGCTCATCCTCCAGGTCGCCCAGGGCAAGCGCGAGGCGATCTCCGTCTTCGGTGACGACTACCCCACCCCCGACGGCACCTGCGTACGCGACTACATCCACGTCGCCGACCTCGCCGAGGCCCACCTCCTCGCCCTCGAAGCGGCCCGCCCCGGCGAGCACCTGATCTGCAACCTCGGCAACGGCAACGGCTTCTCCGTCCGCGAGGTCATCGAGACCGTCCGCAAGGTCACCGGGCACCCCATCCCCGAGATCGCCGCCCCGCGCCGCGGCGGCGACCCCGCCGTGCTGGTGGCCTCCGCCCAGGCCGCCATCGACCGCCTCGGCTGGCGCCCCAGCCGCGCCGACCTCGCCGGAATCGTCACCGACGCCTGGCAGTTCGCCCAGCACCTCGACCGGGAAAACCACCACAACTCACCACAGGGAACCTGA
- a CDS encoding LuxR C-terminal-related transcriptional regulator produces the protein MGVRLMVVDDHRLLAEALASALKLRGHRVLAAAAPSAGAAELVVSRAPEVCLLGTAAPARPGAFDPVVRIKRERPQVAVVVLGPVPSPRGIAAAFAAGASGYVRNDERIEGVERAMMKARAGEAAVAPQLLQQAFEELLHPAAQPDDEGARLLELLTPREVEVLMRVADGEDTRLIAAGMDIAPSTARTHVQRVLMKLEVGSRLEAAALAARTGLLDRAAGGRAAPAAAVGTRAGEGDTAGADRDDPAPPPQ, from the coding sequence ATGGGCGTGCGGCTCATGGTGGTGGACGATCACCGTCTGCTCGCGGAGGCGCTGGCCTCGGCGCTGAAGCTGCGCGGGCACCGCGTCCTGGCGGCGGCCGCGCCGAGCGCCGGGGCCGCGGAGCTGGTGGTGAGCCGGGCGCCCGAGGTGTGCCTGCTGGGGACCGCCGCACCGGCCCGTCCCGGCGCCTTCGACCCGGTCGTGCGGATCAAGAGGGAGCGGCCGCAGGTCGCGGTGGTGGTGCTGGGGCCGGTGCCCAGTCCGCGCGGGATCGCCGCCGCTTTTGCCGCCGGTGCCTCTGGTTATGTCCGTAACGACGAGCGGATCGAAGGCGTGGAGCGCGCCATGATGAAGGCGCGGGCGGGGGAGGCGGCGGTGGCGCCGCAGTTGTTGCAGCAGGCCTTCGAGGAGTTGCTGCATCCCGCGGCGCAGCCGGACGACGAGGGGGCGCGGCTGCTGGAATTGCTCACCCCGCGCGAGGTCGAGGTCTTGATGCGGGTCGCGGACGGCGAGGACACGCGGCTGATCGCGGCGGGGATGGACATCGCGCCGAGTACGGCGCGTACGCATGTCCAGCGGGTGCTGATGAAGCTGGAGGTGGGGTCACGGCTGGAGGCCGCGGCCCTGGCGGCGCGCACCGGGCTGCTGGACCGGGCGGCGGGCGGGCGTGCGGCGCCCGCCGCGGCGGTGGGGACGAGGGCGGGGGAGGGTGACACGGCGGGGGCGGATCGGGACGATCCGGCCCCGCCCCCGCAGTAA
- a CDS encoding response regulator transcription factor yields MQRIRVLVVDDHRIFAESLAAALAAEQDVDVAAAGSAPVALRNLDRAVTDGRRFDVLLADADLAAPLLAVPAQGASRDAVPRAVPRDGIALVSGLRTSHPYLRTVVLADRDDPRRAAAALQAGASGWVAKDCSLSRLLAVIRGVLRDETHLPPALLTGVLRELTAARKHRSESERLVESLTPREREVLRCMVAGLGRKAVAERLFLSPHTVRTHMQNVLGKLGVHSTLAAVALARRAGVGPVELEAAAAAASVPVP; encoded by the coding sequence GTGCAACGCATCCGGGTTCTGGTGGTCGACGACCACCGCATCTTCGCCGAATCCCTGGCGGCCGCGCTCGCCGCGGAACAGGACGTGGACGTAGCGGCCGCGGGCAGCGCCCCCGTGGCGCTGCGCAATCTGGACCGGGCGGTCACCGACGGCCGCCGGTTCGACGTGCTGCTCGCCGACGCGGACCTCGCCGCGCCGCTGCTCGCGGTGCCCGCCCAGGGAGCGTCGCGCGACGCGGTGCCGCGCGCCGTGCCGCGGGACGGCATCGCGCTGGTCTCCGGCCTGCGCACCAGCCATCCGTATCTGCGCACCGTCGTCCTCGCCGACCGCGACGACCCGCGCCGTGCGGCCGCCGCGCTGCAGGCCGGCGCCTCCGGCTGGGTCGCCAAGGACTGCTCGCTCTCCCGGCTGCTCGCCGTCATCCGCGGTGTGCTCCGCGATGAGACGCATCTGCCGCCCGCGCTGCTGACCGGTGTGCTGCGGGAGTTGACGGCGGCCCGCAAGCACCGCTCCGAGAGCGAACGGCTGGTGGAGTCGCTGACCCCGCGCGAGCGCGAGGTGCTGCGCTGCATGGTGGCGGGCCTGGGCCGCAAGGCGGTCGCCGAGCGCCTGTTCCTCTCGCCGCACACGGTCCGTACCCATATGCAGAACGTGCTCGGCAAGCTCGGGGTGCACTCCACCCTCGCGGCCGTCGCGCTGGCCCGCCGGGCCGGGGTCGGCCCGGTCGAACTGGAGGCGGCGGCCGCGGCCGCGTCGGTGCCGGTGCCGTGA
- the galT gene encoding galactose-1-phosphate uridylyltransferase, which produces MKKTSTRLADGRELIYYDVRDDVVRDAVDRRPLDPVATASEIRHDRLLGDDVAIASHRQARTYHPPADECPLCPSREGRFSEIPATDYDVAVFENRFPSLAGDSGRCEVVCFTPDHDASFADLTEEQAALVLEAWTDRTAELSQLPGVEQVFCFENRGAEIGVTLGHPHGQIYAYPFVTPRTARMLTSLAAHRTATAGGNLFDEVVAGELADGRRIVLDGEHWVAFVPYAAHWPYEVHLYPKRRVPDLLALDDAARTEFPQVYLEVLRRFDRIFDTGTGPGPRAAGAARTPYIAAWHQAPLRAGNREDFALHLELFTIRRTSGKLKFLAGSESGMNVFINDVPPEAAAERLREVASK; this is translated from the coding sequence GTGAAGAAGACGTCGACCCGGCTGGCGGACGGCAGGGAGCTCATCTACTACGACGTGCGTGACGACGTCGTACGCGATGCCGTCGACCGGCGTCCCCTCGACCCGGTGGCCACCGCCTCCGAGATCCGTCACGACCGGCTCCTCGGCGACGACGTCGCCATCGCCTCGCACCGCCAGGCCCGCACCTACCACCCCCCGGCCGACGAGTGCCCGCTGTGTCCCTCCCGCGAGGGCCGCTTCTCCGAGATCCCCGCCACTGACTACGACGTCGCCGTCTTCGAGAACCGCTTCCCGTCCCTCGCCGGCGACAGCGGCCGCTGCGAGGTCGTCTGCTTCACCCCCGACCACGACGCCTCCTTCGCGGACCTCACCGAGGAGCAGGCCGCCCTGGTCCTGGAGGCGTGGACCGACCGCACCGCGGAGCTCTCCCAGCTCCCCGGCGTGGAGCAGGTCTTCTGCTTCGAGAACCGCGGCGCCGAGATCGGCGTCACCCTCGGCCACCCGCACGGCCAGATCTACGCGTACCCCTTCGTCACCCCGCGCACCGCGCGCATGCTCACCTCGCTGGCCGCGCACCGCACGGCCACCGCCGGCGGCAACCTCTTCGACGAGGTGGTCGCGGGAGAGCTCGCCGACGGCCGCCGGATCGTCCTCGACGGCGAGCACTGGGTGGCGTTCGTCCCGTACGCCGCCCACTGGCCCTACGAGGTGCACCTCTACCCCAAGCGCCGGGTGCCAGACCTGCTCGCCCTCGACGACGCCGCGCGCACCGAGTTCCCACAGGTCTACCTGGAAGTCTTGCGGCGCTTCGACCGGATCTTCGACACGGGGACGGGCCCGGGGCCCCGGGCGGCCGGCGCCGCCCGCACGCCGTACATCGCCGCCTGGCACCAGGCGCCGCTGCGCGCCGGCAACCGGGAGGACTTCGCACTCCACCTCGAGCTTTTCACCATCCGCCGCACTTCCGGCAAGCTGAAGTTTCTCGCGGGTTCCGAATCCGGCATGAATGTGTTCATCAATGATGTGCCGCCGGAGGCCGCGGCCGAGCGACTGCGAGAGGTAGCGAGCAAGTGA
- a CDS encoding sodium:solute symporter family protein — protein MITLAEGLRLPTNGLDYTILAIYFVVVLGIGFAAKRSVKTSLDFFLSGRSLPAWVTGLAFVAANLGATEILGMAANGAQYGAYTVHWYWIGAIPAMVFLGLVMMPFYYGSKVRSVPEFLLHRFGPSSHLLSSVIFAVSSVLIAGVNLYAMAIVLQALLGWPQWVAIVVAGFFVLAYITIGGLSSAIYNEVLQFFVILAALIPLTVVGLKRVGGWDGLTDSLTSSHGDAFLTAWKGTGIGEANPLGANWLTIVLGLGFVMSFGYWTTNFAEVQRALSAKNLSAAKRTPLIAAFPKIFIPLVVVVPGLIALVMEPTLGKSKDGLQYNDAIPVLMRDLLPNGVLGIAVTGLLAAFMAGMAANVSSFNTVFTNDIWAAYLKKGREDRYYLKTGRVVTAVGVLIGMGTAFIASSFSNIMNYLQTLFSFFNVPLFVVFIIGMFWKRTSAAAGFWGLLSGTVAAMVNYFGLYKQGIIAIPSEQGANFVSSIVAFVVGALVMVLVTLVTKPKPAESLAGLVYGSRSPGMEELPAEGDDAWYRKPALLGWGALVLAAVCYIPFSF, from the coding sequence ATGATCACCCTGGCCGAGGGGCTACGGCTCCCCACCAACGGGCTCGATTACACGATCCTGGCCATCTACTTCGTCGTCGTCCTCGGTATCGGATTCGCGGCCAAACGCAGCGTGAAGACGAGCCTGGACTTCTTCCTCTCCGGGCGGTCGCTGCCTGCCTGGGTCACCGGCCTCGCCTTCGTCGCCGCCAACCTCGGCGCCACCGAGATCCTCGGCATGGCCGCCAACGGTGCGCAGTACGGGGCCTACACCGTGCACTGGTACTGGATCGGCGCCATCCCGGCGATGGTCTTCCTGGGCCTGGTGATGATGCCGTTCTACTACGGCTCCAAGGTCCGCTCGGTGCCCGAATTCCTGCTGCACCGCTTCGGGCCCTCCTCGCACCTGCTCAGCTCGGTCATCTTCGCCGTCTCGTCCGTACTGATCGCCGGCGTGAACCTCTACGCCATGGCGATCGTGCTGCAGGCGCTGCTCGGCTGGCCGCAGTGGGTCGCGATCGTCGTCGCCGGCTTCTTCGTCCTGGCGTACATCACCATCGGCGGCCTGTCCTCGGCGATCTACAACGAGGTGCTGCAGTTCTTCGTCATCCTGGCCGCGCTGATCCCGCTGACCGTCGTCGGCCTCAAGCGCGTCGGCGGCTGGGACGGCCTGACCGACTCGCTGACCTCGTCACACGGCGACGCGTTCCTGACCGCCTGGAAGGGCACCGGCATCGGCGAGGCCAACCCGCTCGGCGCGAACTGGCTCACCATCGTCCTCGGCCTCGGCTTCGTGATGAGCTTCGGCTACTGGACGACCAACTTCGCCGAGGTGCAGCGCGCGCTGTCCGCGAAGAACCTCTCCGCCGCCAAGCGCACCCCGCTGATCGCCGCCTTCCCCAAGATATTCATCCCGCTGGTGGTGGTCGTCCCCGGTCTGATCGCGCTGGTCATGGAGCCGACGCTGGGCAAGTCCAAGGACGGGCTGCAGTACAACGACGCGATCCCGGTGCTGATGCGGGACCTGCTGCCCAACGGCGTGCTGGGCATCGCGGTGACCGGTCTGCTGGCGGCGTTCATGGCGGGCATGGCCGCCAACGTCTCGTCCTTCAACACGGTCTTCACCAACGACATCTGGGCGGCGTACCTCAAGAAGGGCCGCGAGGACCGCTACTACCTGAAGACCGGACGCGTGGTCACCGCGGTCGGCGTGCTGATCGGCATGGGCACGGCCTTCATCGCCTCGTCCTTCAGCAACATCATGAACTACCTCCAGACGCTGTTCTCCTTCTTCAACGTGCCGCTGTTCGTCGTCTTCATCATCGGCATGTTCTGGAAGCGGACCAGCGCAGCGGCCGGCTTCTGGGGCCTGCTGTCCGGCACGGTCGCCGCGATGGTCAACTACTTCGGGCTCTACAAGCAGGGCATCATCGCGATCCCCTCCGAGCAGGGCGCCAACTTCGTCTCCTCGATCGTGGCGTTCGTCGTCGGCGCGCTGGTGATGGTGCTCGTCACCCTGGTCACCAAGCCCAAGCCGGCCGAGTCCCTGGCGGGCCTGGTCTACGGCTCCCGGTCTCCCGGCATGGAAGAACTGCCGGCCGAGGGCGACGACGCGTGGTACCGCAAGCCGGCCCTGCTGGGCTGGGGCGCGCTCGTCCTCGCCGCCGTCTGCTACATCCCGTTCTCCTTCTGA
- the galK gene encoding galactokinase, whose product MTAHGAATPTTGRPHGAQHTAAAFAAVYGAAPTGTWAAPGRVNLIGEHTDYNDGFVMPLALPHTTLAAASARTDGVLRLHSGGADGGIVELRIDALRPAPQAGWAAYPAGVVWAMREAGLPVGGADLHYDSTVPTGAGLSSSAALEVVTAVALNDLYALGQEPQQLARLAQRAENAFVGVPCGIMDQTAAACCTEGHALFLDTRELTRRQIPFDLAGEGLRLLVVDTRVKHELGDGAYAERRAGCERGARALGVRALRDVPYAHLSEALAGLADDPVTRALVRHIVTENHRVEEVVALLDTGRTRAIGPLLTAGHASLRDDFKISCRELDLAVDTANAAGALGARMTGGGFGGSAIVLVEEADAPAVGAAVSEAFAAAGHAVPRIFEAVPSAGAHRVE is encoded by the coding sequence ATGACCGCTCACGGAGCCGCCACCCCGACCACCGGGCGCCCGCACGGCGCTCAGCACACCGCGGCGGCATTCGCCGCGGTGTACGGCGCCGCCCCCACGGGTACCTGGGCGGCGCCCGGCCGGGTCAACCTGATCGGTGAACACACCGATTACAACGACGGCTTCGTGATGCCGCTCGCCCTCCCGCACACCACCCTCGCCGCCGCCTCGGCCCGCACCGACGGGGTGCTGCGGCTGCACTCCGGCGGCGCCGACGGCGGCATCGTCGAACTGCGCATCGACGCGCTGCGGCCGGCGCCCCAGGCGGGCTGGGCCGCCTACCCGGCCGGCGTCGTCTGGGCGATGCGGGAGGCCGGCCTGCCGGTCGGCGGCGCGGACCTGCACTACGACAGCACGGTGCCCACCGGCGCCGGACTCTCCTCCTCCGCCGCCCTGGAGGTCGTCACCGCGGTCGCTCTCAACGACCTGTACGCGCTCGGCCAGGAGCCGCAGCAACTGGCCCGGCTCGCCCAGCGGGCCGAGAACGCCTTCGTCGGGGTGCCCTGCGGGATCATGGACCAGACCGCCGCGGCCTGCTGCACCGAGGGCCATGCCCTCTTCCTCGACACCCGCGAACTCACCCGCCGTCAGATCCCGTTCGACCTGGCGGGGGAGGGGCTGCGGCTGCTCGTCGTGGACACCCGGGTGAAGCACGAACTGGGGGACGGCGCATACGCGGAGCGGCGCGCTGGTTGTGAGCGTGGCGCGCGGGCGCTCGGCGTGCGAGCCCTGCGCGATGTGCCGTACGCGCATCTGTCCGAGGCCCTGGCCGGGCTGGCCGACGACCCCGTCACCCGGGCCCTGGTCCGGCACATCGTCACCGAGAACCACCGGGTCGAAGAGGTCGTCGCGCTGCTCGACACGGGCCGCACCCGCGCCATCGGCCCGCTGCTGACGGCCGGCCACGCCTCGCTGCGCGACGACTTCAAGATCTCCTGCCGGGAACTCGACCTCGCCGTCGACACCGCCAACGCGGCGGGCGCCCTCGGTGCCCGGATGACCGGCGGCGGCTTCGGCGGCTCGGCGATCGTGCTCGTCGAGGAGGCCGACGCCCCCGCCGTCGGCGCGGCGGTCAGCGAGGCCTTCGCGGCGGCCGGCCATGCCGTCCCGCGGATCTTCGAAGCGGTCCCGAGCGCGGGAGCGCACCGCGTCGAGTAG